A segment of the Sphingomonas cannabina genome:
AGCAGCTTCTCCCAGCCGACCTCCTTCGCCCAGGCGGCGAGCTTCTCGGCCGGCGCGCCGTCGGTCTTGTAGTTGTGGAAACCATAGGTCACGCCGGCGGCATCGAGCCATTTGCGCGCCTTCTTGACGGTATCGCAGTTGGGGATGCCGTACATGGTTAACGTCATCGAAATTCCCTTATCGACATGTTTGTGGGTCCGATCGGACGTAGATTAGTTCGGCGCCATCATGGGCAACGATGCGGAAGCGTCCGCCAAAATCACCTGGGTGGCGCATTTCGCCGGGTCGGTCCGACGACAACGTAAGCAACGGCCAAAAATACCCGATGCCGCGCTCCGACCGGAAGATATAGCGACCATCAGGAAGCGGAATAAGGTTCAAGGCAGGCCGAACCTCAAGCCGATACCCTTCCTTGGCCGGTTCGGCGACAAAACTAAACGCGCGTTGCTCCGGCTCGCCAATTCGTATCCTGTCTGCGTCAATCCGGAGCCAAGGGGCACCCGTGGCCTGGTAACATCCCAGCACAGCCGCTCGCGCAATCGGCTCTGGCCGCAAAAACAAGAACCCCATCAACAGCAATAGGATAAGAGGACCAAGCAAGAGGCTCCAGCCGATCAGCCTGGCTCGCATCGGCACATTGTCGAAAAATGCGGCGGCTCTCATCGTTTCACACGGCGAGATTAGTCTACAACCCTACGGTATCGCCCGCAGTTGGGGATGCCGTAGATCGTAACGGTCATGCGTCAGTCTCCAACGAAGCGGGCGCCAGGAAGCGACCAAGCGTCACCACCGGCTGCGGTTCGAGCCCCAGCGCCGCGTAGAAGGCGAGTGCCGCGTCGTTGCCTTCGCGGACCATCAGCTGGACCTTGGGCGCGCCGCGCTCGCGCAGCCATGCCTCCGCCGCCGCCATCAGCATGCGGCCGAGGCCGGCGCGGCGCGCGTCGGGCGCGACGGCGAGGTAATAGACCCAGCCGCGATGGCCGTCGAAGCCGGTCATCACGCTGCCGGCGATGCGCCCGTCGCGCTCGGCGACCAGCACGGTCGAGGCAGGGCCGTCCGCTGCCAGCACGAAATCACGGTCAGGATCGTTCCACGGGCGCGTCAGCCCGCATTCGCGCCACAGCGCGACCACGGCCGCCTGGTCCTCCGCCTTCGCCGTACGGATCATGCCGCGCCCGCCGCGTGGCGCTCGAGCATCGCCGCCTCGCGCTCGAACACGTCGAAGCCCCAGGCGCGGGTGGCGGCGAACACCTCGACGTGGCGGAGCAGCATCGCGCATTGCCGGAAATGCGCCGCGGTCGCGCCGAGCGTCGGGAGGTAGAGGCCGCGGTAGCTGTTCTCCATCACCGCCGCCATCGCCTCGCTGCCACGCAGGGGCAGGATGCGGCCCTCCCCGTCCTCGGCGCGCGCCAGGGTATAGAGGCGGCGGAGGGGGACCGGCCGCGCATCGGCGGTCCGTCCGATCGGCACATGGAATTTCTCCAGCCCCTCGACGGCGCGGTCGAGCGCGGCGGGATCGTGGCCGAAGGCGTGGGCCGCGTCCTCCCACAGCTTGAGCCGCGGCAGGCCCGGCCAGGCGAGCGGCACGCCGGCATCGTCGAAGCCGACCACGCAGACGTCGTCGCACAGCACGGGATAGCCGGCACGCTGGAAATGCGCGGCGAGCGTCGACTTGCCCGCGCCCGACTGGCCGGTGAAGGCCACCGCGCCGCCCTCGACCACGATCGCGTTGGCGTGGAGCGGCAGCAGCCCGCGCTGGTAGACGAGGATGCCGAGCGCCGATCCCAGCAGGAACAGCCGCACGTTGCGCTCCGCCGCGCCCGGCAGCGGGTCGACGACGATCTCCCGCCCCTCGCGGATCAGGTAGCGCGCATTGCCGGTGACGGTGAGCAGCGCCTCGCCGTTCGCGGCCTGGAGTCCATGGACCGCCGGCGGCGCCCCCGTGAGCAGCTCGGGCAGCTTGTCCAGCCTGATCTCCACGATCGGCCGCGCGTCGTCGGGGTCGTCGGCGGGCGTGAGCTCGCCAAGCGGAATCTCGGAGCGGAGGCGGAAATCGAAGCAGGAGAAGAACACGCCTCAGGCCATCCCCTGCCGGATGCGCCACAGCGTGAACAGCCCGATCCCCATCCAGATCACGTTGAGCGTCGCCGAGGGGATCGCCCCGTTCCAGCCGCTGTTGAGCACGAAGGCGGCCGCCCCGGCGACGTTCAGCCACTGATAGACCCGCGACTGGCCGGTGAGCCGCCCCGCCGACAGCAGCAGATAGGCGATCAGGATCAGCGCGGCGCCGGTCCAGCCGACGATCTCGATCGCGATGCGCTCGGGGCTCAGTCCCATGGGCCTCCTATCGCCCAGCCGCCCCGCCTCGGCAAGCGAGCGGCCGGAAGGAGGAACCAAAACGGGCCTTCATCGATAATGGAAGCAGCGGGAGGTATCGACGTGACGAAGCGATGGTGGGAGGCCGGGTGCGTCTATCAGGTCTATCCGCGCTCGTTCCAGGACAGCAACGGCGACGGCGTCGGCGACCTCGTCGGCATCCGCCAGCGGCTCGACCATATCGCCGACCTCGGCGTCGACGCGATCTGGCTGTCGCCGATGTTTCCCTCGCCGATGGCCGATTTCGGCTATGACGTCGCCGATTACTGCGGCGTCGACCCGCTGTTCGGGACGATCGAGGATTTCGACGCGCTCCTCGCCGCCGCGCACGAGCGCGGGCTCAGGCTGCTGCTCGACTTCGTGCCCAACCACAGCTCCGACCGGCACCCCTGGTTCGTCGAGAGCCGCTCGTCGCACGCCTCGCCCAAGCGCGACTGGTACATCTGGCGCGATCCCGCCCCCGACGGCGGGCCGCCCAACAACTGGACGAGCGATTTCGGCGGTTCGGCCTGGGAGTACGACCCGGCGACCGGCCAATATTACTACCACGCGTTCCTGAAGGAGCAGGCCGACCTCAACTGGCGTAACCCGGAGCTGCGCCGGGCGATGTTCGACGCGATGCGTTTCTGGCTCGACCGCGGCGTCGACGGCTTCCGCATCGACGTGCTGTGGCACATCGTCAAGGCCGAGGGCTTTCCCGACAATCCGGTCAACCCGGACTATCACCCGTCGATGGGCGAGAAGTTCATGGTGCTCCAGCTCAACTCGACCGACCAGCCGGAGGTGCACGACCTGATCGCCGAGATGCGCGCGCTCGCCGACAGCTATGGCGGCGGCGACGAGCGGGTGCTGGTCGGCGAGGTCTGCCTGCCGCTGTCGAAGCTCGTCACCTATTACGGCGCGCAGGCGAAGGGCGTGCACCTGCCCTTCAACTTCGAGCTGATCGAGGCGCCGTGGCACGCACGCGGCATCGCGAGCTTCATCGATGCCTATGAGGCCGCGCTGCCGCCCGGCGCCTGGCCCAATTGGGTGCTGGGGAGCCACGACGCGCGCCGCGTCGCCGCGCGGCTGGGCGAAGCGCAGGCGCGGGTCGCGGCGATGCTGCTGCTCACGCTGCGCGGCACGCCGACGCTCTACCAGGGGGACGAGATCGGGATCGGCGAGGTGGTGCTCCGCCCCGACCAAGTGCGCGATCCCAGGGAGCTGCGCGAGCCCGGCCTAGGCCTCGGCCGCGATCCCGCACGGACGCCGATGGCGTGGGACGGCTCGCCCAACGCCGGCTTCACCACCGGCACGCCCTGGCTGCCTCTCCATCCCGACTGGCCGACCCGCAATGTCGCGGCGCAGCGGGAGGACCCGGCATCGATGCTCAGCCTCTACCGGCGCCTGCTCCGCCTCAGGCGCGGCCACCCGGCGCTGTCGATCGGCAGCTACGCCTCCGTCGAGGCCGAGGGCGACGTGCTCGCCTATCTGCGGCGTGGCGGCGGGGAGGAGTTCCTGGTCGTATTGAACCTCGGCGGCGAACCGCAGGCGATGCCGGAGATCGCACGGGACTACGCGCCGCTCCTCTCGACCATTCACGGCGACCTGCCCGCGGACCGCACGCGGCTGCGGCCGAACGAAG
Coding sequences within it:
- a CDS encoding GNAT family acetyltransferase encodes the protein MIRTAKAEDQAAVVALWRECGLTRPWNDPDRDFVLAADGPASTVLVAERDGRIAGSVMTGFDGHRGWVYYLAVAPDARRAGLGRMLMAAAEAWLRERGAPKVQLMVREGNDAALAFYAALGLEPQPVVTLGRFLAPASLETDA
- a CDS encoding phosphoenolpyruvate carboxykinase (ATP); amino-acid sequence: MFFSCFDFRLRSEIPLGELTPADDPDDARPIVEIRLDKLPELLTGAPPAVHGLQAANGEALLTVTGNARYLIREGREIVVDPLPGAAERNVRLFLLGSALGILVYQRGLLPLHANAIVVEGGAVAFTGQSGAGKSTLAAHFQRAGYPVLCDDVCVVGFDDAGVPLAWPGLPRLKLWEDAAHAFGHDPAALDRAVEGLEKFHVPIGRTADARPVPLRRLYTLARAEDGEGRILPLRGSEAMAAVMENSYRGLYLPTLGATAAHFRQCAMLLRHVEVFAATRAWGFDVFEREAAMLERHAAGAA
- a CDS encoding CBU_0592 family membrane protein gives rise to the protein MGLSPERIAIEIVGWTGAALILIAYLLLSAGRLTGQSRVYQWLNVAGAAAFVLNSGWNGAIPSATLNVIWMGIGLFTLWRIRQGMA
- a CDS encoding alpha-amylase family glycosyl hydrolase; translation: MEAAGGIDVTKRWWEAGCVYQVYPRSFQDSNGDGVGDLVGIRQRLDHIADLGVDAIWLSPMFPSPMADFGYDVADYCGVDPLFGTIEDFDALLAAAHERGLRLLLDFVPNHSSDRHPWFVESRSSHASPKRDWYIWRDPAPDGGPPNNWTSDFGGSAWEYDPATGQYYYHAFLKEQADLNWRNPELRRAMFDAMRFWLDRGVDGFRIDVLWHIVKAEGFPDNPVNPDYHPSMGEKFMVLQLNSTDQPEVHDLIAEMRALADSYGGGDERVLVGEVCLPLSKLVTYYGAQAKGVHLPFNFELIEAPWHARGIASFIDAYEAALPPGAWPNWVLGSHDARRVAARLGEAQARVAAMLLLTLRGTPTLYQGDEIGIGEVVLRPDQVRDPRELREPGLGLGRDPARTPMAWDGSPNAGFTTGTPWLPLHPDWPTRNVAAQREDPASMLSLYRRLLRLRRGHPALSIGSYASVEAEGDVLAYLRRGGGEEFLVVLNLGGEPQAMPEIARDYAPLLSTIHGDLPADRTRLRPNEAILSIRR